CGTGCAGCAGACGGGGAAGGCGCTCCAGGGCCACGAGTGCAGCCTGCAGGTGTCGGAGGACGAGCTGGTGTCCACGCTGAAACATCTAGTGTCCGGGAAGCTGAACGTCCCCGAGCGCCAGCAGCGGCTGCTGTTCAAGGGCAAGGCTCTGGCAGACGGGAAAAGACTCTCCGATTATAGCATTGGGCCCAATTCCAGGCTCAACCTAGTGGTCAGACCTCTGGAGAAGGTGTTACTGGAAGAAAGTACCGCCTGGAGACTGGCCGaagccctgcccccaaccccggcCGCCTGGCAGCTCATCTCCAAAGTCTTGGCCCGCCACTTCAGTGCTGCAGATGCCAGCAGAGTCCTGGACCAACTACAGAGGGGTTAGGAGACGTCCCTGAGCCACCTGACGCTGGATGACATCCAACGCTTGGCTGGCCGCTTTCTACACCCTGAAGTGAAAGCAGCTATGGAGAAGGGGTTCTCCAAGTCGGATTCCCAGAGTGTGGGGAGGCGCCTGGCCAGGCCACAAGCTGCATGTAGCATTAAATGTGTTCTCATGTtgcaaaaaaacaacaaaatacacacacacacacacacacacacacaccttggaAGTTAGAAATAGTCAACTGCTCCATAAGGATCTAAAGGCATATTTCCTCCAGAATCTTTGATTATGTTCTAAGGAGAATACAAACTTACAGACGTCTCTTCTCTCACAGAGAGGGTATGTTTATAATCCACACCAGAgagattctctctctccctccctccctctctcatgaGGCATATACGCCTGGTGTGCTAGGTAACTTCTGGACTTTGTAATTTCTGGGTTCTCCTCCAGGCACAGACACAGCTGACGCCCCTTGTGTCAGCCTGCAGGGAATGGGAGTGTAGGGAGTCAACACTGATGGGATGCTCTGTGAGTATATAAAGGATCTGTTTTCTGATCCAGAGATCTTGTGTTTCTTGTTaggataaacaaacaaataaggaTACAAAACCTTAACAGCTATCATCCATGTTGCCGGTGAAATGTCCATTTTTTGAGGTGTGgttatggaaaacagaaatagCAACGTGCATACAGGCTTTTCTGAGAGCACCCTGATATCAAATGATTCTACCTCATCATGACCCTGACATACGTTATCAAAATATCTTAAATTTTTAGACTTGGATAGTCAAATTACATCTTTCATAACCCTCTTCCCTTGGAGAACTTCTAAAATGGACTGGGAAGAACGTAAGGAACGCAAGTTTGGGTTTGGCAGAAGCTCGGGGTCTGGTGAGAGACTTGCATTCCAGCTGGGTGATACAGAGCAGAAGCCCAGTGAGATGGATCGGGCTGCATACTAAGGGCATTTGAAAGGCTGCAAACCAGAAGTGACATTCAGTCCACTGCAGGCTGGGTCTTAATGCATGCTTACAAAACTGACTGCAAGATCAATTATCTGGAGGAGGTAAGGCAACTGACTGTCATTCACTGGTGAGGTCTGACTCGGAAACATCCCAGCGGGAGGCTGCAGCTTTATGGACTCAGGTTGCACCTGGCAGCAGCGGACAACAGCAaccattgtgttttattttgtttcatttcatgttGGAAAGAACATGGTGGTGGGTATGTGTATAGAAGATGTTCTTTAGCACAGGGTAGGAAGACACTGAGGCATGTATCCCTCTGTATTTATTGTCAGTAATGGTTCCATGAAAAGTTCTCTGATTTGAAATCAGAGTAGTaggaaaaactataaaattgaagcacaaagaaaaatatgtcaATAAATGAGCAGTGTATCAGTAAACTATCAtacaatattaagtataatattcATGGAATGGACTTGCTGGAGGAGAGGATGCAGAGACTTCTACAGAAAATTATATTTGATGAAGTAACAGGCAAAAACTTTccaaattgaatttaaaaaagtgTAGTCCATGTGAATAGGATACCGGTAGATCCTAGAGAGATTAATACAAGGAAGGCAGCATGTAAGCACTTCATAGTCAAATTACTGAAGCTAAGTTTactgtaaatatattaaatgtatttggGGGGAAGGCAAGCAGAGGAGGAACATTATATACAGCAGAACTATTATACAAATTACCTTTGTCTTCTCattacaaatgcaaatcaaaaaacaATGGAACAGCAGGTTTAAAatgtcacaagaaaaaaataatttgtttcagCCTACACTTCAGTttcagaaacaaagacaaaatgaagacaaattcagctaaacaaaaactgaaacaatCAATGTCCGGCCGATCTTCTGTAACAGAAAAGCCACAAGAAGTTTCTCAGGCTGAGCGAACATGGTGTCGGCCTCATACTTAGATCTACGCTGAGGCCTGAAAGAGCGGCGAAAATGGTAGCTATAAAaggcatttttctcattttccttatatttaaatGAGTTGTGGTTTAAATATCTGCTCTATTCTCTTGTTGGGGACTACAGGATGGAGTTCCTCCTTTGGATGCTGGTTACagataccctttttttttttttgatctctttgtttttctttatgtttcccttttttttttttttcctctcccctagTTATACAGATCCATGGTGTCTGTTCTACCTGGCATTCCttcttattttgtctttatttaagaACTTAGTTCGTCTTTAATTATTTCTCTAAATTCCTTCCTGAGAATTCCTAGacctcctttttttctcctacatTCTCTGGTTATCTGGTCATCGCTTCCTTCTGTCcccttatttttatatttgattgcTTCATTAGTCGTTCTTTAGTTCATGTTGGAATTTGGAGTTCCagttttcatctgttttgtgTCTAATTTCAGGTGATTTTTTTGCATCCCATTTCACTTTTCTCTTATTGCATATTTTTATTGTTCTGTGCCCCTTCTTGTTTTGCTGCTCAATTTTGAATGAGCTGGATTTTCAGAAAGCTGTTAGCAGATGATTCCTTTGGAGGAAGGAGGGATCATTATGGTCTCTGGTATCATAACTCAAAAGCACCTTACTTTTTTGCTGCAGCAGTAGGCTCTTCTCTCGTGATATGTACCCGCTTTGTCTCTTATGACTCTCATAACATACCCAACTCAGGAGAACTTTAACAGCTGGCAACAACCATGTAGTTTGAAATAGCCAATGCCACCAAGGGACATGGTCGCTGCTTTCCTAGATGATCCCCTTATCTTTAGAAAGTATACTTTGCACCACACATTCTGAAAGATACTAATTGTTTTAGTTccttcaggctgctgtaacaaaaatactgtGTAGACTGGGCgtcttgaacaacagaaattaatttcttcttgttccaaaggctgagaagtccaagatcaaggcaccagcccATTTGGTGTTTGGCGAGGGCCCTATTCCTGGGTCATAGATGACATCTTCTTGACGTCTCCTCACATGGTGAAAGGTGTGTGCAGGCTGTCTCTGGAATCTCTCTTATAAAGGCACTGAATCCATTGATGAGAGCTCTgttctcatgacctaatcacctccccaagtTCTCACTTCAAATACCATCACTCTGGGGTTTcggattcaacatatgaattttgggaggacaaaAAAATTTAGGCATAGCACCAATTCTGGGTCCCTCTGGgtatttctgtgctttctctctctACCTAGCCTGTTGGTTTAGCTCATTATCCCACCTATTTGGAAGGAATATTTATATCACTTTTTGTGGTTGCCACTGAAGCTCTACATCTCATTTCTTGGTTACCTATAATATGTGGATAATAATAGTAGGTTGTGGGGTTATTATGAAGCTTCAATGAGTTAATACCCATAAATCGCTTTGAACAATACCTGGAACATAATAAATACTATTTAAGATTTTGTTACATTAAAGCCAAAAACCAGATCTGTCAACTCTAGGCCCTTTCCTCTCACAGATCTTGGCAGGAACATCATTGGTTCTCACTTGGAGTTTTCTGGGCTCAGCAGGTTTCAGGACGACCTAGTAATATATGATTTGGAATGTAAGCTTTTTTCCTGACTCCTAGCCAGTTTCACAAAAAATATGGTTTGGGTTTTTCCCCTATTATTTTCTGTTTGCcttcttggaaaaaaatacaGGACCATTCAGAATGTGCATCCATATTCCTACAGAAGAGTCACTTACAATATTGGAATCATTTATAGTATTTCTTTTACTTAGGACTGAAGTCCTAAATTAGCCTGATTTGAAGATGTAACTTCTTATCTTTGTAGTTTGCTTCATCGTCTCATGTGTAGTAAGATCCACCTTGAGGAactcttttataaatattaaaggggttaaatatgagaaagaataaaagatgttTTCAAATCTTAGACAAAGTAAATAAATCTGTTCTCTTTTAAAGATCTGTCATGAGCTTAGCATTTTTATCAACATACATAGACCCCCATATCTGTCCTCCGGAACAAAATTTTAATCACGCACTTGGGCACATAAAAGCTAATCTGCTGGtctaaagtaaaataatataatgcaAGATTTTATTTGCTCAGTTAAAATGACCATTTTTCCTGcatgagaatgaaaaataatgttatatttaaTACCCAGGTAACAGTAATGCCATTTTTTTCCAAGTTGATTTTAGCAGCCCAGCAGGAATACAGCAGAAAACAGTGTGAGAATTAACAGAAGCATATTAGGCTCAtttgcacacacccacacattgAAAGTGCAAAAATTACAAATTTGtaaagttaccaaaaaaaaaaaaaaaaaagggtgagattgcatttaaaaaacacaagcatttggaagagaaataaataacagaacttctacagaactttttttttttcttgtgattctAATGGGGACATAATTCTCAGGGTTTTTGTTCTGTGAAGCAGAGAAGGATgaagtcctctttttttttcctgatgtcaGAAAAAAGAAGgccaaaagaaaagaacagagaaaaaagaccGAAAAGATCTGTTGTTAATTCTTGGGAGAGTCTCAGAATTTCCCCTGCATCCAGATGAATGATTAGACAGATTGATGCCCAAATGTCATCTTAATTGCTGAAAGCGTAGGTCCAAATATAGCCTTACTTTCCAGCTAACACTCCCTAAAAGCTTGCCCCCCCTAAGGAAATTTTGAGTCTACAGACATGGTTACCCGGGTCACTACCAACCTAATCaacatatataaagaagaaaaattctcaaCCCCCGCAACTGTACAACTTCTGATAGTTTAAGTCCACTTAAGCAGGAAACCCACTGATCCCTGTGGCTCCAGGTAACCAGGTAAATTGCTCCTTTCCCACAGgttggagaaagaaaaagtagatacAGGGGAATGTCCTTACCTACAGAAAccactggaggaggaaggagatgaaaacagaagttttggttttgttttggttttttctttcttttttaactgaccTTAAGGATGGgtttgtggaaataaatgaataccACTCAGCTGCGATCAGTCTTTTATTCAGTACTCGCTATAGCAAGGGAGTCAGTACCACTGTTTTTGTTTGGCAAGAGCTCAAAGGCAGGCAAGAGAGTGGAAAAgttttatagtggaaaaaaaaaatttaagaattctCTGGACGCTGTTCATCTGGAGAAGTTGGGGATGGACTGACTCAAAGCAGTGCAGCTTACATGGTTGGTTTGAGGAGAACCATTGGTTTTTTTCTAGTTCATCCTAAATTGGAAGGAGGGCAAAAAATAGGGAAATTGATAGTCACTGCCCGAGCCTTGACTGTTACATTCAGGAATGACTTGAAGCAAAGACCCATGTTTCTCCTGCATTTCTTACCTGGGCCAGAGTTCTCTTGTCATACACAGTCTGACTATTTTGTTTGTGTATTCAGTCTCTGGGTTGAAACATTTTGatcaaaatacaaggcatttTGAGAATGCAATACttgcttccatttccttttgaaaaagaaaattgggaAATTAAGAGAGCTGAGGCAatctatatatttgaaaataaaatctggcTAAATTGAATGTGATGTTGAGAGCCCATTGGAAAGTGGATATACTGAACATACTggccaaaacaaaaaacaaacaaacaaacaaacaaacaaacaaaaacacttataAAGTGTGATCTGTATTTTCTGTAGAAATAAAATTGTGCAATGGTATCATAAGGCTCGTCTAGCATAAAAGTACATAAGAAACCAATAGAGGTTTCCAAAAATAGTTACAGCAGAACAaatcagaaactttaaaaaaaattcacatttcttggattaattaaatattaataaaattaatatgttgaatattttcatacatatgtatagtgTTCCTTGTGTAGTTTTAGGCTAATCTTACTAAAGGCAATCTTCTAATGATCAAAAGATGCAAatagctttttcatttttatgagtgGCTTTTGATTTCCAgaattctgtctttctgtcttactGAAACAAAACTAAGTTTCTTAATTTTCCCTAATTCTtcttagaaaaatgcaaaacttATCTTCCCTTATATCTTATCTAGTCATGAAAAAGCCACATGGATGCTACTTTTTAATTTGTcctttgcttatatattttgtgataagatatttttttaattcctatttaATGTGATTTGTCTTTTCAGTGAACTCAATTTTAATACCACTTCAGCTCCCTGAATGAAGTTAAAAACCCACCAAATCCATTAAAACTACTTTGGTAAAGTTTTTCAACTATTAGACACCTATAAAATGtagtgaatatatttttcttcttgactTATTTGATCTCTGGTGATTCCACCTGTCTTTGTAGAACTCTTTCCTGCCTTGAGTTCTGTGCCTGAAAATGTATCTGCTCCACTCCATTCTAGAGAAATGGATTCTGTATCCTGACTTTGTAGGTAAAAGGTTAGACTGACTCAGTGGCCAGGGTTCTAGTGGACTGACACAATTTCCATCTGTTCACCCTAAAAGAGCCTGAATCTAAGTAATTActtcagtggggagggaggaactgATCAAATaataagagagaagagaaagagagagggaaatgtTGGACCAGCCTAGATATTATATCTAACTcctgagtctttctgttttttttttccttttttctttttcttgctgtctgtttctttttcctcattctttacTGCATTATATCTCCCtgatttcccctccctcctcatctaagtttttttctccttaagtCTTTTTTAAGGAACACTGGGCTCTATCTTAGACAATAAAATCATTCTAAAACAGAATTTAACTAAAACAGTTAAAGCTCAGTTGCTTCTCAGTCTCATTAATGTCCCTGATAGAACACCCTGCAGTCATAGTTCCCTAACTTCCTAGTCATTTTTGCTTCTGGCTAAGACAGGAGGTTTAATAAGCAATGAAAAAACTGCAAAAGAATATACTCCAAAAGACTTGGTTAATAGTTCTGACGTTTTCTGTGAAAAGCACACATTGATTTTTGTATTAAGTTGTTGGTGTATGTTCGGCATTTACATTTGCAGTTGCCCTGAGCCTAAGAACGAAATTAATATATAGCTTTTAGGACACtctggacacacacagagaatagTATATGAAAGTTTGCCATTCAAAGAATCATAATTGCTTTATAGATAAAAAGAAACTTATAATTGCTTTTGGTCCGTGTCTCTTGTTCAGAAACTTATCTTGATGGCTTTTAACCCTTAGAATGGTTGGTTAATGCCCTCGGATGATAACAGCTGTTTTCTCTGGGCTTTCATGTGCTTTGCATTTGTCTCCTGAAAATGAGAAATTATCCTATTGCATTCCTGTGAGAAAAACCTTAACATCAACCTAATGTTACCTTCCTGCATTAGTGGAGAGTTGAAGATAGTCTCTATGGTTGAtggatatttttctcttttaagaggAAAAACTATCCTGAAAGAAATCCCAGGGCTTCTAATGAAACATTTGTCATAAGTAGACCCATTAAAGTTTTGTAGAGAAATAATCCTTGAAAAGGGCAAATCTAAATATTGGAGcatatttctttgatttctctttttattctaatctatgtcttttttttttttttttttttgctacccTATGTGTAACTGTGCCAGGCTAATTCaatttttgtttaagaaaacaCGATTGGCATGTTGATATTAGGAGAGTATTTTCACTGAAATCACTGAAATCTCTAGTTTTAATCAAATTTTGGAATGGCATTTGGGGTACATATATTGAATTGCAGGACTTTGTAGGCTCTGTATAAGCTGTTTACTATAATTTTAACCTTCTCTTTCATCACCTCTTCTCAGCAAacccaaggttaaaaaaaagaagaaggtcATAAATACTCCTGTCTCCATCTCTGTATCACCCTAGGAAGCTCCTAGCCAAGTTTCAAACCACACTCTTACTCTGTCATAGTTCTGTGCACCTACTTTCCTCAGTTTTCAAGTGCTTCTGCCTTCTACACATAATCTAGTTTAGACCCTAGGGTTGCCCAGTTCCAACCCTAACAGACATGCCCTCAGAGGACCAGCCCTAGAGCTTCTCTCACATCGGCCCTTCCTAGATGCAGCTCCAGACCAGGTTCCTTCCCTGACTCCCCACTGGAGCCCATCAACCAGAATGACTCAAATAccaataaagtaaaatttcagaGAAAGGCCAACTTTAATGAAGGGAATATAGATTGAAGTCCCTACTGCTCAAAACATTCCCCCTAAAACCATAGATGATCTTAAAAGACTAATTCCCTATAATAAGGGCAATAACCCATAATTCAGACCTAGTGTGATTCAGCTAAAGAAGCCTTGTCTAAGTTACTTTAAGCATGCATCAATGCTTAATTCCTTCTTATTGCCAAATAAtgtttcattgtgtatatatatatagatatatatgtatataaatagagAGAGATAACACATTTTGTTAATTCATCAGTTGGACATTTTGGGTTgttaccccccccccctttttttttttttggctaccatgaataatgctgcaataaacattcttgtatataaagaaagaaaagaaagaagaaggaaggaaggaaagaaagaaagaaagagaaagaaagaaagaaagagaaagaaagaaagaaagaaagaaagaaagaaagaaagaaagaaagaaagaaagaaagaaaaagaaaagaaaaggaaagaaagaaaagaaaagaaaagaaaagaaagaaggaaggaaggaaggaaggaaggaaggaaggaaggcaggcttTAACTACTGTACTTGAAGGAACTAGATGGACTAACATGGAAGGATAAAAAGGCGACTTCTCCAGCAAGCAAACCTCTTCAGAGTGAATGCAATTGCTTTCTACACTAGAGTTCCAGAGAGTGAAATAAACAAGGGGAAATTTGCAACTCTCCAGGAGTTACctggagaaaaacaggagaggGAAACCTGCTTCAGCAAAGTATTCTGAAACAAACTTTAGAGTCCATTTGCCTGAGCACAGTTACTAATTATGTGATCTTCCCAAATTAATTAACCTCTTTtcaattctgttttctcatctatgaaatgagcaTAGGAGTCTCAACTTCCCATTGTCATAGAATGTCATGTTAAACacctaatataaaaattattccattttctttctacttAAGGCTGACCCCGTTGAGAATTTTTATCTCTGTAAGTGTAATAATAAAGGAAGATGGAATGGCAGTACAATTTGTGAGActtgtcaagattttttttttcctgccactgCTTAAAGGGCATTCATTGTGTtgtgggaagaaaagggaaacagagCAAATTCAAGAGTCTCACAAATTACTGGGACTTCCTGTTTTCACTGGTCGTATTAATCACATAACTCGTGACTTTTCCAGAGCAAGCACAGTTGTTTCACTTAAAGAGGATGATGATTTTGAACTCAATGTGTACCATTTCCCACTCCTGGCTCAGTTTCCTGAGAGAATTCCAAGGCATTTCTTTCCCTAGAATATAgcatgctttgtttgtttgtttgtttgtttgttttgaaacagAACTACTTGGTGGTATTTTGTCCCTGAGATCTATTATTGGAAGAAATATCTGATATGCACAATTGGAGCAGTAGACGCTTTTTATGCTTCTTAGATATTAATAGAGGCAGCTCACATTGCAGAACTCACTCTAGAAGTGTAgcataaaatatgataaaaatcaaCCACCCACATGGCTgatttttatggaaaatattatCATAGATACAATATATTATACTCTGAAGGTTTCATATGGCATCACAAGAAATGTTTTGCAGCCTAAACAGGCACAGAGATCTCCCTGTTATTTCCTATAAAATGTATCCAGATTGAGCAGAAAGTTAGCAATTAACATGCTTGCTTTATGAAACAAGCTTGACATTCTTCTAAGGTATATGCTAAAGACATAAAAAAGGCAGAATGCAGTTACTTAATATAGTAAAACATGTTCTAGACAAGTTCATTTTCTAACTTATATCTTCCTTATGTCACTCtgcatatttttactttattcatcTACCATACAATTACTATCTGTTAAACTTGAAAAatcctatttatttaatttcctttaaaaagtttttctgaaCACTAAATAGTTTGCTTTATCCTAATATCCTTCTAAATTTCTCAATTTAAGTTATGTTGTGTCTTTATGAGAAATGTTTTGCATTCCAAACTAGTAGATCCTTTGTTtacccagatttttaaaaattgaatcccTTTTCTACAAAGCTCAAATCCCTTTTCTATAAAGCTCACATCCTTAGGACTGTCTTGTTCATCACCTTGTCACAAAAATAATATTCTCTACCTCCAAAAACTTAAGTAACTCTGCAAAGTACATTCTAAATAACCTCTATAATCAGTAATGCAAGTTCTCCTTTTgattctttatttattaaactgCTTTGAGACTTATCAGTAATCTCTTTGCCTTTTAAGAAAAGTGTAACAATAAAAGGTGATGTGAAAAGACTTCTTTCCTTAAGCTGATCATTGTCTCGCCTGGATAAAAATAGGTATAGCTGTTTCGTTGAGTTTGACTTGTTTCCTGTTCATGTATGATTTTATAAATGTGTGCATTAAactgtcttttccattttctgataCAGTCAGCAAAAGCTACACTCAGCCTAAAAAACTGGAAGTACCTGTGTGGCCCTAGAGGGTGTGCTTCTTCCAAAGTCACTTATCTGAAGTCAAGAATGTAGCCTCAGTGTCCCTGCAGTCTGATCATTatgttttatttccatgttttttcctccttccatACAGCACACCAGAAAATGAATGAGGGAGGTTATATTTTAACAATTTCACAAGAGATGaaatatgtggggaaaaaagagaacgATTGACTCTTTCATCAAATAAGTAACTTCATATTAAATGTTTTCATTGCAACATAATTTACATAGCTGTGTCAAACATGACTTtactcttttcattcttttccattttccacaAAGTACATATCATCATAGCTACAGTTAAATGAAGACTGATTTCCAAAAGCAAAATctaaagtttatttctttaaggGGGTGGTAGTAAGTACAAGTATTTAGCCGTAAATTTGATCCTAAGGCTGATCAAGGTTATCAGAaaaagtaagtgaaaaaaaaaaattgatgaaactAGCAAAGAAATGTAACCCCCAGATCCTGAATAATGTGTGAATGTTGCCAAAAGCAAAGTAGACTCTGGCAAGAAACAATGACGGCAGTCAACCATTGGAGtgacagaggagaaaaggaatTACAGAAAATTTTCAGTCATGGCAGTGCTCAAAAATTGTCACCAGATTCTCACTGGTACAGGAGAAGGAAGtaaaaagagaaggaacagaagTGCTGCCATGAGAGTGGAGCCCAGCGACCACACGTGGCAAATCTAAAAAAGTGTCCATACATTTGAATGCCTTCAAAAATGGGTTAATTGGGTTGTTCACCTTAAGGGCTGTTCCTGGGAAGAAACTAACAGAGCTCACGGCTGGCAGAAATGATCCTTCAGAAGCAGGGCAGACTGTGAGAGGCAGATGCCGAGGGTCTCCTTACCCATCTTAAGTAGACAGAAGAAAGAACTTTGAGCTGAGGAGCGTGGAAAGCCAATCGGCACACCTTCACCAGAAGCCTCCTGATGACCGCGCGCGCAGGGAAACCACACTCACTCAGACACTCTTTCACTGTGTTCTCTCTTATCTTCTTGGGGTCCTAACCCTCGTGTCTGGTGTCACCACCTTATGATATATCATTTCCCCATGCAGTTTGCAATTATCCCTGACAGAACCTTCAGTTCATTTTTCCCTCGGTAGGAGCCTTGTGTACCGCATACTGTGGAAGGTCCCAAAGGAACAGTTCTGTTCTTGCTAGCTTCCTGCAGGGCATTACCTGCTCTGGAACCTGTTTCTACACTAATTTCTTCGAGTTGGGATTCGCACACCACTCAGTTGGTATAAACGTTGATGCCATCCTTGTGCTTGGTACTCACTTTGGTTCTTctaatgggaatttttttttttttccacttgaagCCCTTGACAGAGAAAGTATCTCCTGACACTTCACTGGGTCAGTGAGCAGAGCTGTTCTCATCCTCTCCCTTGGAATGGCCAGTTCtctcagagcccaggctctgcGAGGTGGTCCCAAATCGATCTTACTGCCTTATCATGCTTGAAAGCCACAGTCCTGTCCTTATTCagcattaaaatgtcattttcctgAAGACTAGAATGCATATCTTAGTCTTATAAAGCCCCGCagctttagctcttacatttaatgCTCAGGCCTTAAATCTCACCTTATTTCTGACATTTAGCAcctccttccacacacacattttatttcatctcattAATCTCAGCTATATTTAAATAACagtattttatacacattttcaTAGACTTGTTATCGGGAGAATGATCCAGATTATCTTGGTCAATAAACTattatattcaaataaatttttgaaagttGGAGTCAGAAAAACTGTTACAGAAATTCTAAAAAGCAATACTTTGATACTTCTTCAGAGTAGATTTGGGATAATGGAAagttatgtttaaattaaaaatatacaaatgggatCAACTGGGAGTGACATCATCAAAATGGGAGAATTAAGAGGACTATTTTTTTCCAACCTCCTTTCCACCCAAAAATACTACCGCCACCACATTGGCAATCACACAGGGATGAGAGAACCCAATTGAAAGTCCAGTAGTCATCCAACAGAGAAGTCCCAGCACACCTTTAGAACTAAAAAATCTGAGACTACACACACTGAAGAGGGTAAGAGGAATGTCTTGTATTCAGCTGCATCGCCCTTCCCCAAGGGCGGAGCAGCTCAGGCCAAGAGAGCCTTTGTCAGCCTGAGATGTC
Above is a window of Camelus dromedarius isolate mCamDro1 chromosome 26, mCamDro1.pat, whole genome shotgun sequence DNA encoding:
- the LOC105093598 gene encoding ubiquitin-like protein 4A translates to MAAVQQTGKALQGHECSLQVSEDELVSTLKHLVSGKLNVPERQQRLLFKGKALADGKRLSDYSIGPNSRLNLVVRPLEKVLLEESTAWRLAEALPPTPAAWQLISKVLARHFSAADASRVLDQLQRG